Proteins encoded in a region of the Sparus aurata chromosome 6, fSpaAur1.1, whole genome shotgun sequence genome:
- the cbfa2t2 gene encoding protein CBFA2T2 isoform X5, which yields MPGSPVDAKTHSRSAPSSSVSSTMPPLPSVNPSGPRPASFSTTALTNGNHHSPPTLNAVPSPPQRYSNGPSSSSSSSLANQQLPATCGARQLSKLKRFLTTLQQFGNDISPEIGDSVRSLVLALVNSTVTIEEFHSRLQEATNFPLRPFVIPFLKANLPLLQRELLHCARAAKQTPAQYLSQHEHLLLSTTMASSPDSSELLMEPPEVGTKRHSPSRTKENGFHERPPVALEPAAKRICTISPAPRHSPAHPLPLSTQLHPTPPPLQHYALDDIAAPHILHREHSQRMLEIRELKDRPRLPGTNGGYREEPVDHRLTDREWADEWRHLDHVLNCIVDMVEKTRRSVSVLRRCQESDREELNYWRRRSSEQEDPRKGGSGSAPSVFSKTHSPHSAETDSQREFAPRPGSAYVTDEIWRKAEEAVNEVKRQAMDEVQKAVAEAEQKAFEMIAAERAKMEKTLAEAKRKAQEDAIQVINEQEDSSECCWNCGRKASETCSGCNAARYCGSFCQHKDWERHHLICSPGLQAQPKPVSAITASRAAAAAAAAGVSPVVLAGVKAPESVPSVSSPGGEKASVASRSSTPSTPASAPETNGH from the exons ATGCCCGGTTCTCCTGTGGATGCTAAGACTCATTCCAGATCAGCCCCCAGCAGCAGCGTCAGCTCCACTATGCCACCCCTGCCTTCTGTCAACCCCAGCGGCCCTCGCCCGGCCTCCTTCTCCACCACAGCAT TGACCAACGGGAATCATCATTCCCCACCGACCCTGAATGCAGTGCCATCTCCGCCACAGCGTTACAGCAACGGAccgtcctcttcctcttcctcgtcgCTGGCGAACCAGCAGCTGCCAGCCACCTGTGGGGCTCGCCAGCTGAGCAAGCTGAAACGTTTCCTGACCACGCTGCAGCAGTTTGGCAACGACATCTCTCCTGAGATTGGAGACAGCGTCCGAAGCCTTGTTCTGGCCCTCGTG AATTCGACAGTTACCATTGAGGAGTTCCATTCACGGCTTCAGGAGGCCACCAACTTCCCCTTACGGCCCTTTGTTATTCCCTTCCTCAAG GCGAACTTGCCGCTTCTACAGAGGGAGCTGCTCCACTGTGCACGGGCAGCCAAGCAGACCCCGGCCCAGTACCTGTCCCAGCATGAGCATCTCCTGCTGAGCACCACCATGGCCTCCTCCCCAGACTCCTCGGAGTTGCTGATGGAGCCCCCTGAAGTTGGCACCAAGAGACACAGCCCCAGCAG aaCTAAAGAAAATGGCTTCCACGAACGTCCACCTGTAGCGCTGGAGCCCGCCGCAAAGCGAATCTGCACCATCAGCCCCGCTCCCCGACACAGCCCCGCCCACCCGCTGCCCCTCAGCACTCAGCTCCACCCGACCCCTCCGCCCCTGCAGCACTACGCCCTGGACGACATCGCAGCGCCGCACATCCTGCACCGCGAGCACAGCCAGCGCATGCTGGAGATCCGCGAGCTCAAAGACAGGCCCAGACTCCCCG GCACTAACGGGGGCTACCGCGAGGAGCCAGTGGACCACAGACTGACAGACCGAGAGTGGGCTGATGAATGGAGGCATCTGGACCAT GTGTTAAACTGCATCGTGGACATGGTGGAAAAGACACGGAGGTCGGTGAGCGTGCTCAGACGGTGCCAGGAGTCGGATCGCGAGGAGCTCAACTACTGGAGGCGGCGTTCGAGCGAGCAGGAGGACCCACGCAAAGGAGGCTCCGGCTCCGCTCCCTCTGTCTTCTCTAAGACACACAGCCCCCACTCTGCAGAGACGG ACTCCCAGCGCGAGTTTGCACCGCGGCCAGGCTCAGCATACGTTACAGATGAGATCTGGAGGAAAGCTG AAGAGGCGGTGAACGAGGTGAAGCGACAGGCCATGGACGAGGTCCAGAAAGCGGTGGCGGAGGCTGAACAGAAGGCTTTCGAGATGATTGCTGCAGAGAGGGCAAAGATGGAAAAGACTCTGGCTGAGGCGAAGAGGAAGGCGCAAGAGGACGCCATCCAGGTCATCAATGAACAGGAGGATTCCAGTGAG tgtTGCTGGAACTGCGGCCGCAAAGCCAGCGAGACGTGCAGCGGCTGCAACGCCGCTCGCTACTGCGGCTCCTTCTGCCAGCACAAAGACTGGGAGAGGCACCACCTCATTTGCAGCCCAGGACTTCAGGCTCAACCCAAACCGGTTTCTGCCATCACTGCGAGCagggcggcagcagcagcagccgccgccGGGGTCTCCCCTGTCGTTCTGGCAGGGGTCAAGGCCCCTGAAAGCGTGCCCTCAGTCTCCAGTCCTGGTGGAGAGAAGGCATCGGTCGCTTCTcgctcctccaccccctccacccctgCCTCGGCCCCCGAGACCAACGGACACTGA
- the cbfa2t2 gene encoding protein CBFA2T2 isoform X3 yields MVGMPSVLNYSREKKSPAMPGSPVDAKTHSRSAPSSSVSSTMPPLPSVNPSGPRPASFSTTALTNGNHHSPPTLNAVPSPPQRYSNGPSSSSSSSLANQQLPATCGARQLSKLKRFLTTLQQFGNDISPEIGDSVRSLVLALVNSTVTIEEFHSRLQEATNFPLRPFVIPFLKANLPLLQRELLHCARAAKQTPAQYLSQHEHLLLSTTMASSPDSSELLMEPPEVGTKRHSPSRTKENGFHERPPVALEPAAKRICTISPAPRHSPAHPLPLSTQLHPTPPPLQHYALDDIAAPHILHREHSQRMLEIRELKDRPRLPGTNGGYREEPVDHRLTDREWADEWRHLDHVLNCIVDMVEKTRRSVSVLRRCQESDREELNYWRRRSSEQEDPRKGGSGSAPSVFSKTHSPHSAETDSQREFAPRPGSAYVTDEIWRKAEEAVNEVKRQAMDEVQKAVAEAEQKAFEMIAAERAKMEKTLAEAKRKAQEDAIQVINEQEDSSECCWNCGRKASETCSGCNAARYCGSFCQHKDWERHHLICSPGLQAQPKPVSAITASRAAAAAAAAGVSPVVLAGVKAPESVPSVSSPGGEKASVASRSSTPSTPASAPETNGH; encoded by the exons ACAGTAGAGAGAAGAAGAGTCCTGCCATGCCCGGTTCTCCTGTGGATGCTAAGACTCATTCCAGATCAGCCCCCAGCAGCAGCGTCAGCTCCACTATGCCACCCCTGCCTTCTGTCAACCCCAGCGGCCCTCGCCCGGCCTCCTTCTCCACCACAGCAT TGACCAACGGGAATCATCATTCCCCACCGACCCTGAATGCAGTGCCATCTCCGCCACAGCGTTACAGCAACGGAccgtcctcttcctcttcctcgtcgCTGGCGAACCAGCAGCTGCCAGCCACCTGTGGGGCTCGCCAGCTGAGCAAGCTGAAACGTTTCCTGACCACGCTGCAGCAGTTTGGCAACGACATCTCTCCTGAGATTGGAGACAGCGTCCGAAGCCTTGTTCTGGCCCTCGTG AATTCGACAGTTACCATTGAGGAGTTCCATTCACGGCTTCAGGAGGCCACCAACTTCCCCTTACGGCCCTTTGTTATTCCCTTCCTCAAG GCGAACTTGCCGCTTCTACAGAGGGAGCTGCTCCACTGTGCACGGGCAGCCAAGCAGACCCCGGCCCAGTACCTGTCCCAGCATGAGCATCTCCTGCTGAGCACCACCATGGCCTCCTCCCCAGACTCCTCGGAGTTGCTGATGGAGCCCCCTGAAGTTGGCACCAAGAGACACAGCCCCAGCAG aaCTAAAGAAAATGGCTTCCACGAACGTCCACCTGTAGCGCTGGAGCCCGCCGCAAAGCGAATCTGCACCATCAGCCCCGCTCCCCGACACAGCCCCGCCCACCCGCTGCCCCTCAGCACTCAGCTCCACCCGACCCCTCCGCCCCTGCAGCACTACGCCCTGGACGACATCGCAGCGCCGCACATCCTGCACCGCGAGCACAGCCAGCGCATGCTGGAGATCCGCGAGCTCAAAGACAGGCCCAGACTCCCCG GCACTAACGGGGGCTACCGCGAGGAGCCAGTGGACCACAGACTGACAGACCGAGAGTGGGCTGATGAATGGAGGCATCTGGACCAT GTGTTAAACTGCATCGTGGACATGGTGGAAAAGACACGGAGGTCGGTGAGCGTGCTCAGACGGTGCCAGGAGTCGGATCGCGAGGAGCTCAACTACTGGAGGCGGCGTTCGAGCGAGCAGGAGGACCCACGCAAAGGAGGCTCCGGCTCCGCTCCCTCTGTCTTCTCTAAGACACACAGCCCCCACTCTGCAGAGACGG ACTCCCAGCGCGAGTTTGCACCGCGGCCAGGCTCAGCATACGTTACAGATGAGATCTGGAGGAAAGCTG AAGAGGCGGTGAACGAGGTGAAGCGACAGGCCATGGACGAGGTCCAGAAAGCGGTGGCGGAGGCTGAACAGAAGGCTTTCGAGATGATTGCTGCAGAGAGGGCAAAGATGGAAAAGACTCTGGCTGAGGCGAAGAGGAAGGCGCAAGAGGACGCCATCCAGGTCATCAATGAACAGGAGGATTCCAGTGAG tgtTGCTGGAACTGCGGCCGCAAAGCCAGCGAGACGTGCAGCGGCTGCAACGCCGCTCGCTACTGCGGCTCCTTCTGCCAGCACAAAGACTGGGAGAGGCACCACCTCATTTGCAGCCCAGGACTTCAGGCTCAACCCAAACCGGTTTCTGCCATCACTGCGAGCagggcggcagcagcagcagccgccgccGGGGTCTCCCCTGTCGTTCTGGCAGGGGTCAAGGCCCCTGAAAGCGTGCCCTCAGTCTCCAGTCCTGGTGGAGAGAAGGCATCGGTCGCTTCTcgctcctccaccccctccacccctgCCTCGGCCCCCGAGACCAACGGACACTGA
- the cbfa2t2 gene encoding protein CBFA2T2 isoform X4: MSGGTAAENDSREKKSPAMPGSPVDAKTHSRSAPSSSVSSTMPPLPSVNPSGPRPASFSTTALTNGNHHSPPTLNAVPSPPQRYSNGPSSSSSSSLANQQLPATCGARQLSKLKRFLTTLQQFGNDISPEIGDSVRSLVLALVNSTVTIEEFHSRLQEATNFPLRPFVIPFLKANLPLLQRELLHCARAAKQTPAQYLSQHEHLLLSTTMASSPDSSELLMEPPEVGTKRHSPSRTKENGFHERPPVALEPAAKRICTISPAPRHSPAHPLPLSTQLHPTPPPLQHYALDDIAAPHILHREHSQRMLEIRELKDRPRLPGTNGGYREEPVDHRLTDREWADEWRHLDHVLNCIVDMVEKTRRSVSVLRRCQESDREELNYWRRRSSEQEDPRKGGSGSAPSVFSKTHSPHSAETDSQREFAPRPGSAYVTDEIWRKAEEAVNEVKRQAMDEVQKAVAEAEQKAFEMIAAERAKMEKTLAEAKRKAQEDAIQVINEQEDSSECCWNCGRKASETCSGCNAARYCGSFCQHKDWERHHLICSPGLQAQPKPVSAITASRAAAAAAAAGVSPVVLAGVKAPESVPSVSSPGGEKASVASRSSTPSTPASAPETNGH; encoded by the exons ATGAGTGGAGGAACGGCAGCGGAGAACG ACAGTAGAGAGAAGAAGAGTCCTGCCATGCCCGGTTCTCCTGTGGATGCTAAGACTCATTCCAGATCAGCCCCCAGCAGCAGCGTCAGCTCCACTATGCCACCCCTGCCTTCTGTCAACCCCAGCGGCCCTCGCCCGGCCTCCTTCTCCACCACAGCAT TGACCAACGGGAATCATCATTCCCCACCGACCCTGAATGCAGTGCCATCTCCGCCACAGCGTTACAGCAACGGAccgtcctcttcctcttcctcgtcgCTGGCGAACCAGCAGCTGCCAGCCACCTGTGGGGCTCGCCAGCTGAGCAAGCTGAAACGTTTCCTGACCACGCTGCAGCAGTTTGGCAACGACATCTCTCCTGAGATTGGAGACAGCGTCCGAAGCCTTGTTCTGGCCCTCGTG AATTCGACAGTTACCATTGAGGAGTTCCATTCACGGCTTCAGGAGGCCACCAACTTCCCCTTACGGCCCTTTGTTATTCCCTTCCTCAAG GCGAACTTGCCGCTTCTACAGAGGGAGCTGCTCCACTGTGCACGGGCAGCCAAGCAGACCCCGGCCCAGTACCTGTCCCAGCATGAGCATCTCCTGCTGAGCACCACCATGGCCTCCTCCCCAGACTCCTCGGAGTTGCTGATGGAGCCCCCTGAAGTTGGCACCAAGAGACACAGCCCCAGCAG aaCTAAAGAAAATGGCTTCCACGAACGTCCACCTGTAGCGCTGGAGCCCGCCGCAAAGCGAATCTGCACCATCAGCCCCGCTCCCCGACACAGCCCCGCCCACCCGCTGCCCCTCAGCACTCAGCTCCACCCGACCCCTCCGCCCCTGCAGCACTACGCCCTGGACGACATCGCAGCGCCGCACATCCTGCACCGCGAGCACAGCCAGCGCATGCTGGAGATCCGCGAGCTCAAAGACAGGCCCAGACTCCCCG GCACTAACGGGGGCTACCGCGAGGAGCCAGTGGACCACAGACTGACAGACCGAGAGTGGGCTGATGAATGGAGGCATCTGGACCAT GTGTTAAACTGCATCGTGGACATGGTGGAAAAGACACGGAGGTCGGTGAGCGTGCTCAGACGGTGCCAGGAGTCGGATCGCGAGGAGCTCAACTACTGGAGGCGGCGTTCGAGCGAGCAGGAGGACCCACGCAAAGGAGGCTCCGGCTCCGCTCCCTCTGTCTTCTCTAAGACACACAGCCCCCACTCTGCAGAGACGG ACTCCCAGCGCGAGTTTGCACCGCGGCCAGGCTCAGCATACGTTACAGATGAGATCTGGAGGAAAGCTG AAGAGGCGGTGAACGAGGTGAAGCGACAGGCCATGGACGAGGTCCAGAAAGCGGTGGCGGAGGCTGAACAGAAGGCTTTCGAGATGATTGCTGCAGAGAGGGCAAAGATGGAAAAGACTCTGGCTGAGGCGAAGAGGAAGGCGCAAGAGGACGCCATCCAGGTCATCAATGAACAGGAGGATTCCAGTGAG tgtTGCTGGAACTGCGGCCGCAAAGCCAGCGAGACGTGCAGCGGCTGCAACGCCGCTCGCTACTGCGGCTCCTTCTGCCAGCACAAAGACTGGGAGAGGCACCACCTCATTTGCAGCCCAGGACTTCAGGCTCAACCCAAACCGGTTTCTGCCATCACTGCGAGCagggcggcagcagcagcagccgccgccGGGGTCTCCCCTGTCGTTCTGGCAGGGGTCAAGGCCCCTGAAAGCGTGCCCTCAGTCTCCAGTCCTGGTGGAGAGAAGGCATCGGTCGCTTCTcgctcctccaccccctccacccctgCCTCGGCCCCCGAGACCAACGGACACTGA
- the cbfa2t2 gene encoding protein CBFA2T2 isoform X2: MHTLPFPSLAMTIAAERQTNSREKKSPAMPGSPVDAKTHSRSAPSSSVSSTMPPLPSVNPSGPRPASFSTTALTNGNHHSPPTLNAVPSPPQRYSNGPSSSSSSSLANQQLPATCGARQLSKLKRFLTTLQQFGNDISPEIGDSVRSLVLALVNSTVTIEEFHSRLQEATNFPLRPFVIPFLKANLPLLQRELLHCARAAKQTPAQYLSQHEHLLLSTTMASSPDSSELLMEPPEVGTKRHSPSRTKENGFHERPPVALEPAAKRICTISPAPRHSPAHPLPLSTQLHPTPPPLQHYALDDIAAPHILHREHSQRMLEIRELKDRPRLPGTNGGYREEPVDHRLTDREWADEWRHLDHVLNCIVDMVEKTRRSVSVLRRCQESDREELNYWRRRSSEQEDPRKGGSGSAPSVFSKTHSPHSAETDSQREFAPRPGSAYVTDEIWRKAEAVNEVKRQAMDEVQKAVAEAEQKAFEMIAAERAKMEKTLAEAKRKAQEDAIQVINEQEDSSECCWNCGRKASETCSGCNAARYCGSFCQHKDWERHHLICSPGLQAQPKPVSAITASRAAAAAAAAGVSPVVLAGVKAPESVPSVSSPGGEKASVASRSSTPSTPASAPETNGH, translated from the exons ATGCACACATTGCCTTTTCCATCCCTGGCGATGACAATCGCCGCAGAAAGGCAAACAA ACAGTAGAGAGAAGAAGAGTCCTGCCATGCCCGGTTCTCCTGTGGATGCTAAGACTCATTCCAGATCAGCCCCCAGCAGCAGCGTCAGCTCCACTATGCCACCCCTGCCTTCTGTCAACCCCAGCGGCCCTCGCCCGGCCTCCTTCTCCACCACAGCAT TGACCAACGGGAATCATCATTCCCCACCGACCCTGAATGCAGTGCCATCTCCGCCACAGCGTTACAGCAACGGAccgtcctcttcctcttcctcgtcgCTGGCGAACCAGCAGCTGCCAGCCACCTGTGGGGCTCGCCAGCTGAGCAAGCTGAAACGTTTCCTGACCACGCTGCAGCAGTTTGGCAACGACATCTCTCCTGAGATTGGAGACAGCGTCCGAAGCCTTGTTCTGGCCCTCGTG AATTCGACAGTTACCATTGAGGAGTTCCATTCACGGCTTCAGGAGGCCACCAACTTCCCCTTACGGCCCTTTGTTATTCCCTTCCTCAAG GCGAACTTGCCGCTTCTACAGAGGGAGCTGCTCCACTGTGCACGGGCAGCCAAGCAGACCCCGGCCCAGTACCTGTCCCAGCATGAGCATCTCCTGCTGAGCACCACCATGGCCTCCTCCCCAGACTCCTCGGAGTTGCTGATGGAGCCCCCTGAAGTTGGCACCAAGAGACACAGCCCCAGCAG aaCTAAAGAAAATGGCTTCCACGAACGTCCACCTGTAGCGCTGGAGCCCGCCGCAAAGCGAATCTGCACCATCAGCCCCGCTCCCCGACACAGCCCCGCCCACCCGCTGCCCCTCAGCACTCAGCTCCACCCGACCCCTCCGCCCCTGCAGCACTACGCCCTGGACGACATCGCAGCGCCGCACATCCTGCACCGCGAGCACAGCCAGCGCATGCTGGAGATCCGCGAGCTCAAAGACAGGCCCAGACTCCCCG GCACTAACGGGGGCTACCGCGAGGAGCCAGTGGACCACAGACTGACAGACCGAGAGTGGGCTGATGAATGGAGGCATCTGGACCAT GTGTTAAACTGCATCGTGGACATGGTGGAAAAGACACGGAGGTCGGTGAGCGTGCTCAGACGGTGCCAGGAGTCGGATCGCGAGGAGCTCAACTACTGGAGGCGGCGTTCGAGCGAGCAGGAGGACCCACGCAAAGGAGGCTCCGGCTCCGCTCCCTCTGTCTTCTCTAAGACACACAGCCCCCACTCTGCAGAGACGG ACTCCCAGCGCGAGTTTGCACCGCGGCCAGGCTCAGCATACGTTACAGATGAGATCTGGAGGAAAGCTG AGGCGGTGAACGAGGTGAAGCGACAGGCCATGGACGAGGTCCAGAAAGCGGTGGCGGAGGCTGAACAGAAGGCTTTCGAGATGATTGCTGCAGAGAGGGCAAAGATGGAAAAGACTCTGGCTGAGGCGAAGAGGAAGGCGCAAGAGGACGCCATCCAGGTCATCAATGAACAGGAGGATTCCAGTGAG tgtTGCTGGAACTGCGGCCGCAAAGCCAGCGAGACGTGCAGCGGCTGCAACGCCGCTCGCTACTGCGGCTCCTTCTGCCAGCACAAAGACTGGGAGAGGCACCACCTCATTTGCAGCCCAGGACTTCAGGCTCAACCCAAACCGGTTTCTGCCATCACTGCGAGCagggcggcagcagcagcagccgccgccGGGGTCTCCCCTGTCGTTCTGGCAGGGGTCAAGGCCCCTGAAAGCGTGCCCTCAGTCTCCAGTCCTGGTGGAGAGAAGGCATCGGTCGCTTCTcgctcctccaccccctccacccctgCCTCGGCCCCCGAGACCAACGGACACTGA
- the cbfa2t2 gene encoding protein CBFA2T2 isoform X1 has product MHTLPFPSLAMTIAAERQTNSREKKSPAMPGSPVDAKTHSRSAPSSSVSSTMPPLPSVNPSGPRPASFSTTALTNGNHHSPPTLNAVPSPPQRYSNGPSSSSSSSLANQQLPATCGARQLSKLKRFLTTLQQFGNDISPEIGDSVRSLVLALVNSTVTIEEFHSRLQEATNFPLRPFVIPFLKANLPLLQRELLHCARAAKQTPAQYLSQHEHLLLSTTMASSPDSSELLMEPPEVGTKRHSPSRTKENGFHERPPVALEPAAKRICTISPAPRHSPAHPLPLSTQLHPTPPPLQHYALDDIAAPHILHREHSQRMLEIRELKDRPRLPGTNGGYREEPVDHRLTDREWADEWRHLDHVLNCIVDMVEKTRRSVSVLRRCQESDREELNYWRRRSSEQEDPRKGGSGSAPSVFSKTHSPHSAETDSQREFAPRPGSAYVTDEIWRKAEEAVNEVKRQAMDEVQKAVAEAEQKAFEMIAAERAKMEKTLAEAKRKAQEDAIQVINEQEDSSECCWNCGRKASETCSGCNAARYCGSFCQHKDWERHHLICSPGLQAQPKPVSAITASRAAAAAAAAGVSPVVLAGVKAPESVPSVSSPGGEKASVASRSSTPSTPASAPETNGH; this is encoded by the exons ATGCACACATTGCCTTTTCCATCCCTGGCGATGACAATCGCCGCAGAAAGGCAAACAA ACAGTAGAGAGAAGAAGAGTCCTGCCATGCCCGGTTCTCCTGTGGATGCTAAGACTCATTCCAGATCAGCCCCCAGCAGCAGCGTCAGCTCCACTATGCCACCCCTGCCTTCTGTCAACCCCAGCGGCCCTCGCCCGGCCTCCTTCTCCACCACAGCAT TGACCAACGGGAATCATCATTCCCCACCGACCCTGAATGCAGTGCCATCTCCGCCACAGCGTTACAGCAACGGAccgtcctcttcctcttcctcgtcgCTGGCGAACCAGCAGCTGCCAGCCACCTGTGGGGCTCGCCAGCTGAGCAAGCTGAAACGTTTCCTGACCACGCTGCAGCAGTTTGGCAACGACATCTCTCCTGAGATTGGAGACAGCGTCCGAAGCCTTGTTCTGGCCCTCGTG AATTCGACAGTTACCATTGAGGAGTTCCATTCACGGCTTCAGGAGGCCACCAACTTCCCCTTACGGCCCTTTGTTATTCCCTTCCTCAAG GCGAACTTGCCGCTTCTACAGAGGGAGCTGCTCCACTGTGCACGGGCAGCCAAGCAGACCCCGGCCCAGTACCTGTCCCAGCATGAGCATCTCCTGCTGAGCACCACCATGGCCTCCTCCCCAGACTCCTCGGAGTTGCTGATGGAGCCCCCTGAAGTTGGCACCAAGAGACACAGCCCCAGCAG aaCTAAAGAAAATGGCTTCCACGAACGTCCACCTGTAGCGCTGGAGCCCGCCGCAAAGCGAATCTGCACCATCAGCCCCGCTCCCCGACACAGCCCCGCCCACCCGCTGCCCCTCAGCACTCAGCTCCACCCGACCCCTCCGCCCCTGCAGCACTACGCCCTGGACGACATCGCAGCGCCGCACATCCTGCACCGCGAGCACAGCCAGCGCATGCTGGAGATCCGCGAGCTCAAAGACAGGCCCAGACTCCCCG GCACTAACGGGGGCTACCGCGAGGAGCCAGTGGACCACAGACTGACAGACCGAGAGTGGGCTGATGAATGGAGGCATCTGGACCAT GTGTTAAACTGCATCGTGGACATGGTGGAAAAGACACGGAGGTCGGTGAGCGTGCTCAGACGGTGCCAGGAGTCGGATCGCGAGGAGCTCAACTACTGGAGGCGGCGTTCGAGCGAGCAGGAGGACCCACGCAAAGGAGGCTCCGGCTCCGCTCCCTCTGTCTTCTCTAAGACACACAGCCCCCACTCTGCAGAGACGG ACTCCCAGCGCGAGTTTGCACCGCGGCCAGGCTCAGCATACGTTACAGATGAGATCTGGAGGAAAGCTG AAGAGGCGGTGAACGAGGTGAAGCGACAGGCCATGGACGAGGTCCAGAAAGCGGTGGCGGAGGCTGAACAGAAGGCTTTCGAGATGATTGCTGCAGAGAGGGCAAAGATGGAAAAGACTCTGGCTGAGGCGAAGAGGAAGGCGCAAGAGGACGCCATCCAGGTCATCAATGAACAGGAGGATTCCAGTGAG tgtTGCTGGAACTGCGGCCGCAAAGCCAGCGAGACGTGCAGCGGCTGCAACGCCGCTCGCTACTGCGGCTCCTTCTGCCAGCACAAAGACTGGGAGAGGCACCACCTCATTTGCAGCCCAGGACTTCAGGCTCAACCCAAACCGGTTTCTGCCATCACTGCGAGCagggcggcagcagcagcagccgccgccGGGGTCTCCCCTGTCGTTCTGGCAGGGGTCAAGGCCCCTGAAAGCGTGCCCTCAGTCTCCAGTCCTGGTGGAGAGAAGGCATCGGTCGCTTCTcgctcctccaccccctccacccctgCCTCGGCCCCCGAGACCAACGGACACTGA